A genome region from Solirubrobacter pauli includes the following:
- a CDS encoding transglycosylase domain-containing protein, whose product MSHSARIRRRRQKGGGAAKWFLLAFLVLLLIGVSAGLAAAGWVVRTANDGPALSTYTPRNAGALTEVLASDGTRLGFIQNDDLVQPMATSALPKVMKQATVAIEDERFYKHTGVDYEGIIRAAVKNATTDGKQGGSTLTMQLVRNLYTQDVTRSGIEGYKRKIREARLAQQLEEEHSKEWVLGKYLNTVPYGTYGGQSAIGVGAAARLYFNKSARDLTLREAAMLAGMPQAPSQYSPVDNPEGTKARRNEVLGKMAELGYITREKARAEMKKGLGLNMERYFQRARERYVLDYVKSELIKEYGADATKRGGFRVYTTINLKYQQYARAAMSQLNGVGPSSAIVTIDPKNGDIVTMASTQQYGRSKGKSTFNLAAQGHRQPGSSFKTMALLTAFREGVSPSTTYTSISPMKIAKPPCGSPTSPWELKTYGGKGAGSMDLRRATLASDNSVYAQLVSDLGPDKVKETARMMGIKSKLLGVCAESLGGLTDGVSPLEMANAYATIVNGGYRNRPRVIKKIETREGPVKLPARWRVKRTKAFSDGVTNEVVKILAANAAGGTGTKSIIPGCTAQGGKTGTTDKNIDAWFVGFTPKFATAVWVGFPGSAKISMNGMYFGSNIDGGTYPAQIWGDYMKKVVAKGCGKWKEPTEPFNSQPFQGKFAREGAKDEDSGEGDQQQGTQPGPGTTTPPSNDTSPDNGGGNDNGGNGNDDTGFDPGAYETQPQGPPGNGGTQAPGDG is encoded by the coding sequence GTGAGTCATTCCGCGCGTATCAGACGTCGTCGCCAGAAGGGTGGCGGAGCCGCCAAGTGGTTCCTGCTGGCGTTCCTCGTGCTGCTCCTGATCGGCGTTTCCGCCGGCCTCGCCGCAGCCGGCTGGGTGGTGCGCACGGCCAACGACGGCCCCGCCCTGTCGACCTACACGCCGCGCAACGCGGGAGCCCTGACCGAGGTGCTCGCCTCCGACGGCACGCGCCTCGGCTTCATCCAGAACGACGACCTCGTCCAGCCGATGGCGACGAGCGCCCTGCCGAAGGTCATGAAGCAGGCGACGGTCGCGATCGAGGACGAGCGCTTCTACAAGCACACGGGCGTCGACTACGAGGGCATCATCCGCGCGGCGGTCAAGAACGCCACGACGGACGGCAAGCAGGGCGGCTCGACGCTGACGATGCAGCTCGTGCGCAACCTGTACACGCAGGACGTCACGCGCTCCGGCATCGAGGGCTACAAGCGCAAGATCCGTGAGGCGCGCCTCGCCCAGCAGCTCGAGGAGGAGCACTCCAAGGAGTGGGTGCTCGGCAAGTACCTCAACACCGTGCCCTACGGCACCTACGGCGGCCAGAGCGCGATCGGCGTCGGCGCCGCCGCCCGCCTGTACTTCAACAAGTCGGCCCGGGACCTGACGCTCCGCGAGGCCGCGATGCTCGCCGGCATGCCGCAGGCGCCGTCCCAGTACTCCCCGGTGGACAACCCCGAGGGCACGAAGGCGCGCCGCAACGAGGTCCTCGGCAAGATGGCTGAGCTCGGCTACATCACGCGCGAGAAGGCGCGGGCCGAGATGAAGAAGGGCCTCGGCCTGAACATGGAGCGCTACTTCCAGCGCGCCCGCGAGCGGTACGTGCTCGACTACGTCAAGTCCGAGCTGATCAAGGAGTACGGCGCCGACGCCACCAAGCGCGGCGGCTTCCGCGTCTACACCACGATCAACCTCAAGTACCAGCAGTACGCGCGCGCCGCGATGAGCCAGCTCAACGGCGTCGGCCCGTCGTCGGCGATCGTCACGATCGACCCGAAGAACGGCGACATCGTGACCATGGCGTCAACGCAGCAGTACGGCCGCTCGAAGGGCAAGTCGACGTTCAACCTCGCCGCCCAGGGGCACCGGCAGCCGGGCTCGTCGTTCAAGACGATGGCGCTCCTGACCGCGTTCCGCGAAGGCGTGAGCCCGAGCACGACGTACACGTCGATCTCGCCGATGAAGATCGCCAAGCCGCCGTGCGGGTCCCCGACGTCCCCGTGGGAGCTCAAGACCTACGGCGGCAAGGGCGCCGGCTCGATGGACCTGCGCCGCGCGACGCTCGCGTCCGACAACTCCGTCTACGCCCAGCTCGTGTCCGACCTCGGCCCGGACAAGGTCAAGGAGACGGCGCGCATGATGGGCATCAAGTCCAAGCTGCTCGGCGTCTGCGCCGAGTCGCTCGGCGGCCTCACGGACGGCGTCTCGCCGCTCGAGATGGCCAACGCCTACGCGACGATCGTCAACGGCGGCTACCGCAACCGCCCGCGCGTGATCAAGAAGATCGAGACGCGCGAGGGCCCGGTCAAGCTGCCGGCCCGCTGGCGCGTCAAGCGCACCAAGGCCTTCTCCGACGGCGTGACCAACGAGGTCGTCAAGATCCTCGCGGCCAACGCCGCGGGCGGCACCGGCACCAAGTCGATCATCCCGGGCTGCACGGCCCAGGGCGGCAAGACCGGCACGACCGACAAGAACATCGACGCCTGGTTCGTGGGCTTCACGCCCAAGTTCGCCACCGCGGTGTGGGTCGGCTTCCCGGGCTCGGCGAAGATCTCGATGAACGGCATGTACTTCGGCTCCAACATCGACGGCGGCACCTACCCGGCCCAGATCTGGGGCGACTACATGAAGAAGGTCGTCGCCAAGGGCTGTGGCAAGTGGAAGGAGCCCACCGAGCCGTTCAACAGCCAGCCGTTCCAGGGCAAGTTCGCGCGTGAGGGCGCCAAGGACGAGGACTCCGGTGAGGGCGACCAGCAGCAGGGCACGCAGCCCGGCCCCGGGACGACCACGCCGCCCAGCAACGACACGTCGCCCGACAACGGCGGCGGCAACGACAACGGGGGCAACGGGAACGACGACACCGGGTTCGACCCCGGCGCGTACGAGACCCAGCCACAGGGTCCGCCCGGCAACGGCGGGACCCAAGCGCCCGGCGACGGCTGA
- a CDS encoding mechanosensitive ion channel family protein has product MFAVDTATWINAGVSIAVAFLIATLLDRLFRGRAAREVATKAGLSRSGATRLRFVRRLLYAVIVLIGIAIALSGFDGVSNLARGLLASGAIAAAVIGFAARQVLANFVAGIMLAITQPIRVGDWVTFEGNYGVVEDVHLNFTILKTASQQRIVIPNEKLAAGILKNDTLVVEVVSPDVSVWVPPEADVEAAIAALEDETHQEVTVAEAVPWGTRLTVGSDPVPPPDRAPHEAQVRRQCLARLRKEGLLRGQSN; this is encoded by the coding sequence ATGTTCGCGGTCGATACTGCCACCTGGATCAACGCCGGCGTCTCGATCGCCGTCGCGTTCCTGATCGCGACGCTGCTCGACCGGCTGTTCCGCGGCCGGGCCGCGCGCGAGGTCGCGACCAAGGCCGGGCTCTCCCGCAGCGGCGCCACGCGCCTGCGCTTCGTGCGCCGGCTGCTGTACGCGGTGATCGTGCTGATCGGGATCGCGATCGCGCTGTCCGGGTTCGACGGCGTCTCCAACCTGGCGCGTGGCCTGCTGGCCTCCGGCGCGATCGCCGCGGCCGTGATCGGCTTCGCCGCCCGCCAGGTGCTCGCCAACTTCGTCGCGGGGATCATGCTCGCGATCACGCAGCCGATCCGCGTCGGCGACTGGGTCACGTTCGAGGGCAACTACGGCGTCGTCGAGGACGTGCACCTGAACTTCACGATCCTCAAGACCGCCAGCCAGCAGCGGATCGTGATCCCGAACGAGAAGCTCGCCGCGGGCATCCTCAAGAACGACACGCTGGTGGTCGAGGTGGTCAGCCCGGACGTGTCCGTGTGGGTCCCGCCGGAGGCCGACGTGGAGGCCGCGATCGCCGCGCTCGAGGACGAGACGCACCAGGAGGTCACGGTCGCCGAGGCCGTCCCGTGGGGCACGCGGCTGACCGTCGGCTCCGACCCCGTCCCGCCGCCGGATCGGGCGCCGCACGAGGCGCAGGTGCGCCGGCAATGTCTCGCCCGACTTCGTAAAGAAGGGTTGCTTCGGGGGCAATCGAACTAG
- a CDS encoding HAD family hydrolase translates to MAPQVKAILLDALGTLIGFEPPAPHLQAELRVRGYEATAEAAEAAIRAEITYYRAHLDEGRDAASLDDLRGRCAGAMEPALPGIPRAVILDALLASLRFFAYPDSVPTLLALRAAGIRLVVVSNWDFSLHERLAETGLTPLLDGALASAEVGTAKPDPAIFTAALRLAGATPEQAWHVGDTPAADVEGARAAGLEPVYIARGGGTLDGVRTVKTLRELIPLAAP, encoded by the coding sequence ATGGCGCCGCAGGTTAAAGCGATTCTCCTCGACGCCCTAGGGACGCTGATCGGCTTCGAGCCACCGGCGCCGCATCTGCAGGCCGAGCTGCGGGTTCGCGGGTACGAGGCGACGGCGGAGGCGGCGGAGGCGGCGATCCGCGCCGAGATCACCTACTACCGGGCGCACCTGGACGAGGGCCGCGACGCCGCGTCCCTCGACGACCTGCGCGGGCGCTGCGCGGGCGCGATGGAGCCCGCGCTGCCGGGGATCCCGCGTGCGGTGATCCTCGACGCGCTGCTCGCGTCGCTGCGCTTCTTCGCCTACCCGGACAGCGTCCCCACGCTGCTCGCGCTGCGGGCGGCGGGCATCCGGCTCGTGGTCGTCTCCAACTGGGACTTCTCGCTGCACGAGCGGCTCGCCGAGACCGGCCTGACGCCGCTGCTCGACGGCGCGCTGGCGTCGGCCGAGGTGGGCACGGCCAAGCCCGACCCGGCGATCTTCACCGCCGCGCTGCGGCTGGCGGGCGCGACGCCGGAGCAGGCGTGGCACGTCGGCGACACGCCCGCCGCGGACGTGGAGGGCGCGCGGGCCGCGGGCCTGGAGCCCGTCTACATCGCGCGGGGCGGCGGGACGCTCGACGGCGTGCGCACGGTCAAAACGCTGCGTGAGCTCATACCCTTGGCCGCGCCTTGA
- a CDS encoding CPBP family intramembrane glutamic endopeptidase: protein MSSPDPPQYSGWLPPETAAPEAPPTPPEPPERVVPVWAPFATLLSALIILSIFSLPIVALVKASDPDFSSDNFPVGLQLGLTALQSVLFVFAAWITVKLALLSTPKEQFGLRRVTKVWQAVGWSVAVFVGFYVVTALLVQAFGQPPEQDLANDLEREESAAAVLAYFVTICLIAPVVEEFFFRGFMFTVLMQRLGPVWAALLVGGTFGLMHAGGTPALSLLALSLFGVGLCFLYWRTQSIVPCMALHALNNSISFVTTRDLDPAVGAAVVIGTVGVIAVGFQAFSAPRRTAAA, encoded by the coding sequence TTGAGCTCTCCCGATCCGCCCCAGTACAGCGGCTGGCTGCCGCCCGAGACCGCCGCTCCCGAAGCGCCGCCGACGCCGCCCGAGCCGCCGGAGCGGGTCGTCCCGGTCTGGGCGCCGTTCGCGACGCTGCTCTCCGCGCTGATCATCCTCAGCATCTTCAGCCTGCCGATCGTCGCGCTCGTCAAGGCGTCCGACCCGGACTTCAGCTCGGACAACTTCCCGGTCGGCCTGCAACTCGGGCTCACCGCGCTGCAGTCGGTGCTGTTCGTCTTCGCCGCGTGGATCACGGTCAAGCTCGCGCTGCTCAGCACGCCGAAGGAGCAGTTCGGGCTGCGGAGGGTGACGAAGGTCTGGCAGGCCGTGGGCTGGTCGGTCGCGGTCTTCGTCGGCTTCTACGTGGTGACCGCGCTGCTCGTCCAGGCGTTCGGCCAGCCGCCCGAGCAGGACCTGGCGAACGACCTCGAGCGCGAGGAGTCCGCGGCGGCGGTGCTCGCCTACTTCGTCACGATCTGCCTGATCGCGCCGGTGGTGGAGGAGTTCTTCTTCCGCGGGTTCATGTTCACCGTGCTGATGCAGCGGCTCGGGCCCGTGTGGGCCGCGCTGCTCGTCGGCGGCACGTTCGGCCTCATGCACGCGGGGGGCACGCCGGCGCTCTCGCTGCTGGCGCTGTCTTTGTTCGGCGTCGGGTTGTGCTTCCTCTACTGGCGCACACAGTCCATAGTTCCGTGCATGGCTCTCCATGCGCTGAACAACTCGATCAGCTTCGTGACGACCAGGGACCTCGATCCCGCGGTCGGCGCGGCGGTCGTCATAGGCACCGTCGGTGTCATCGCGGTCGGGTTCCAGGCCTTCTCCGCTCCGCGTCGAACGGCGGCCGCATGA
- a CDS encoding L,D-transpeptidase family protein, producing the protein MKRTGLATLVALGVLPATASAQTPPPAPTPAPPAPAPATATMAVSALDTLDGAAFTSRSFTARVVMKPYVANETAVLRVYRGNKKIRVKTLTFKPVAGGTAGVATLKVKSAKAGTIALRASHAATPGLGTVRTKTTKVTVVRPFATTGSRGPAVRILQSKLAAMKYVVPRTGVYDGGTARAVMAWRKVAGLSRTYTATSEVFNGLLAGKGQFKVRHPKDGRHVEARLNSQVLALVNGSKVERIYHTSSGAPATPTIRGKFRVYRKDPGTNAKGMVDSAYFIRGYAIHGYASVPPYNASHGCLRVPVPNARAIYDWLRLGDVVWVEA; encoded by the coding sequence ATGAAGCGCACCGGGCTCGCGACGCTCGTCGCGCTCGGCGTCCTTCCCGCCACCGCCTCCGCTCAGACCCCGCCGCCGGCGCCCACGCCGGCGCCGCCTGCACCCGCTCCCGCGACCGCGACGATGGCCGTGTCCGCGCTGGACACGCTCGACGGCGCCGCGTTCACGAGCCGCTCCTTCACGGCGCGCGTCGTGATGAAGCCCTACGTCGCGAACGAGACCGCCGTGCTGCGCGTCTACCGCGGCAACAAGAAGATCCGCGTCAAGACGCTCACGTTCAAGCCCGTCGCGGGCGGGACGGCGGGCGTGGCGACGCTGAAGGTCAAGTCCGCGAAGGCGGGCACGATCGCGCTCCGCGCCTCCCACGCCGCCACGCCCGGCCTGGGCACGGTGCGCACGAAGACGACGAAGGTGACCGTCGTACGGCCGTTCGCGACCACCGGCTCGCGTGGCCCGGCGGTGCGCATCCTGCAGTCCAAGCTCGCGGCGATGAAGTACGTCGTGCCGCGCACCGGCGTCTACGACGGCGGCACCGCCCGCGCCGTGATGGCCTGGCGCAAGGTCGCCGGCCTCTCGCGCACCTACACGGCGACGTCCGAGGTCTTCAACGGCCTGCTCGCCGGCAAGGGCCAGTTCAAGGTCCGCCACCCGAAGGACGGCCGCCACGTCGAGGCGCGCCTGAACTCGCAGGTCCTCGCGCTCGTCAACGGCAGCAAGGTCGAGCGGATCTACCACACGTCCTCGGGCGCGCCGGCCACGCCGACGATCCGCGGCAAGTTCCGCGTCTACCGCAAGGACCCGGGCACGAACGCCAAGGGCATGGTCGACTCCGCGTACTTCATCCGCGGCTACGCCATCCACGGCTACGCGTCCGTGCCGCCGTACAACGCCAGCCACGGCTGCCTGCGCGTCCCGGTGCCGAACGCGCGGGCGATCTACGACTGGCTGCGGCTCGGCGACGTCGTCTGGGTCGAGGCGTAG
- a CDS encoding carboxylate-amine ligase, whose protein sequence is MEHRFGHRPGFPLGIEEELLLVDGETLRPANVASELVQSLTPRSGVIMNDLYEALIETSTPVVDNAPEGVRVLSALRDQLRDAGATFFGGGLHPYVAFGEVTHVESERYQDIRHEMRGLVSRTPTAALHVHVGMPDPETAIVACNRMRVHLPLLQALAAQSPFWFGHDSGLASARSTIFRSFPRSIVPQAFRDWEHYQDVIRWSVETADIPDYTYLWWDIRPSPNLGTVEIRAMDAQSRMGSVAGLAALVHALAVGCALGEEEVAPPTEGIMESSFRAARDGIEATIWWRGALRPIREVGADALALARPYARDLDGEDALEEVERILRDGGGADRMRAAHATGGMDEVLARLVAESVEPYASTQTTSPSRSQS, encoded by the coding sequence GTGGAGCACCGCTTCGGCCACCGGCCGGGTTTCCCACTGGGCATCGAAGAGGAGCTTCTGCTCGTCGACGGTGAGACGCTGCGCCCGGCGAACGTCGCGAGCGAGCTGGTGCAGTCGCTCACCCCGCGCAGCGGGGTGATCATGAACGACCTCTACGAGGCGCTGATCGAGACCTCGACGCCCGTCGTCGACAACGCGCCGGAAGGCGTGCGGGTGCTGAGCGCCCTGCGCGACCAGCTGCGCGACGCGGGCGCGACGTTCTTCGGCGGCGGCCTGCACCCGTACGTCGCGTTCGGCGAGGTGACCCACGTCGAGTCCGAGCGCTACCAGGACATCCGCCACGAGATGCGCGGGCTGGTCAGCCGCACGCCGACCGCCGCCCTGCACGTGCACGTCGGCATGCCGGACCCGGAGACGGCCATCGTGGCCTGCAACCGGATGCGCGTGCACCTGCCGCTGCTGCAGGCGCTCGCGGCGCAGTCCCCGTTCTGGTTCGGCCACGACTCAGGCCTGGCGAGCGCGCGCTCGACGATCTTCCGCTCCTTCCCGCGCTCGATCGTCCCGCAGGCGTTCCGGGACTGGGAGCACTACCAGGACGTGATCCGCTGGTCCGTCGAGACCGCGGACATCCCCGACTACACGTACCTGTGGTGGGACATCCGCCCGAGCCCGAACCTCGGCACCGTGGAGATCCGCGCGATGGACGCGCAGAGCCGCATGGGGTCCGTCGCCGGGCTCGCGGCGCTCGTGCACGCGCTCGCCGTGGGCTGCGCGCTGGGCGAAGAGGAGGTCGCGCCGCCGACCGAGGGGATCATGGAGTCCTCGTTCCGCGCGGCGCGCGACGGGATCGAGGCGACGATCTGGTGGCGGGGCGCGCTCCGGCCGATCCGCGAGGTCGGCGCGGACGCGCTCGCGCTGGCCCGGCCGTACGCGCGCGACCTGGACGGCGAGGACGCGCTCGAGGAGGTCGAGCGCATCCTGCGCGACGGCGGCGGCGCGGACCGCATGCGCGCGGCCCACGCCACCGGCGGGATGGACGAGGTGCTCGCGCGCCTCGTCGCGGAGTCCGTCGAGCCCTACGCCTCGACCCAGACGACGTCGCCGAGCCGCAGCCAGTCGTAG
- a CDS encoding orotate phosphoribosyltransferase: MSAKETLIEELRRHALVIGEVTLTSGATAQYYVDAKRAILRPAGFAALGELVAHYARQWEATAVGGLTMGADAPACAALAGGADVKAFFVRKETKAHGLQRKVEGPPLEPGERCLIVEDVVTTGGSTVQAIEAVRAEGYDVVGVVTVLDRLAGGAEQIKLASDDAPYEALATIDEVYPERPDR; this comes from the coding sequence ATGTCAGCAAAAGAGACGTTGATCGAAGAGCTACGTCGCCACGCGCTCGTCATCGGCGAGGTCACCCTCACTTCCGGCGCCACCGCGCAGTACTACGTCGACGCCAAGCGCGCCATCCTGCGCCCGGCCGGCTTCGCCGCCCTGGGCGAGCTCGTCGCGCACTACGCCCGGCAGTGGGAGGCGACGGCGGTCGGCGGGCTCACGATGGGCGCCGACGCGCCCGCCTGCGCCGCGCTCGCCGGTGGGGCGGACGTGAAGGCCTTCTTCGTCCGCAAGGAGACCAAGGCGCACGGGCTGCAGCGCAAGGTCGAGGGTCCGCCGCTGGAGCCGGGCGAGCGCTGCCTGATCGTCGAGGACGTCGTCACCACCGGCGGCTCCACCGTCCAGGCGATCGAGGCCGTGCGCGCCGAGGGCTACGACGTCGTGGGCGTCGTCACCGTGCTCGACCGTCTCGCCGGCGGGGCGGAGCAGATCAAGCTGGCGAGCGACGACGCGCCCTACGAGGCGCTCGCGACGATCGACGAGGTCTACCCGGAGCGCCCCGACCGGTAG
- a CDS encoding ABC transporter permease, whose translation MSTGTGASDLLHAEDQGIDQIVAGQAPVAARSPLQLFWRRFRRDKVALVALIFIAGLVLVAIFAPLIRDLVGAPPPGQTSTDALDDFGLPEGPSSEHFFGVNTIGQDIFSRVLYGARTSLTVAFIGTGLSVIIGVSLGMIAGFFRGWVDTLIARVIDILLAFPVLLLGLGLASACSTKEGCLGGALQPGLTIVIFIIVLSNWPYVARIIRGQVLSLREKEFVEASRSLGAGNMRIIFREILPNLVAPIIVYASLFIPANILLEASLSFLGVGVVDRPSWGLLLSDATQQLESAWWLMLFPGLALLLTVLAFNLVGDGMQDALNPKGSRQK comes from the coding sequence TTGAGTACTGGAACGGGCGCCAGCGACCTGCTGCACGCCGAGGACCAAGGCATCGACCAGATCGTCGCCGGGCAGGCGCCGGTGGCGGCGCGCTCGCCGTTGCAGCTGTTCTGGCGCCGCTTCCGCAGGGACAAAGTCGCGCTCGTCGCGCTCATCTTCATCGCGGGCCTGGTGCTGGTGGCGATCTTCGCCCCGCTCATCCGCGATCTGGTCGGCGCCCCGCCGCCGGGTCAGACGTCGACGGACGCGCTGGACGACTTCGGTCTGCCGGAAGGACCGAGTAGCGAGCACTTCTTCGGCGTCAACACCATCGGGCAGGACATCTTCTCCCGCGTGCTCTACGGCGCGCGGACGTCGCTGACGGTCGCCTTCATCGGCACCGGCCTGTCCGTGATCATCGGCGTCTCGCTGGGCATGATCGCCGGCTTCTTCCGCGGTTGGGTGGACACGCTGATCGCCCGCGTGATCGACATCCTGCTCGCGTTCCCGGTGCTGCTGCTCGGCCTCGGCCTCGCGTCGGCGTGCTCGACCAAGGAAGGCTGCCTCGGCGGTGCGCTGCAGCCCGGCCTGACGATCGTGATCTTCATCATCGTGCTCTCGAACTGGCCGTACGTGGCGCGGATCATCCGCGGCCAGGTGCTCTCGCTGCGGGAGAAGGAGTTCGTCGAGGCCTCACGGTCCCTCGGCGCGGGGAACATGCGGATCATCTTCCGCGAGATCCTCCCGAACCTCGTCGCGCCGATCATCGTCTACGCGTCGCTGTTCATCCCGGCGAACATCCTGCTGGAGGCGTCGCTGTCGTTCCTCGGCGTGGGCGTCGTGGACCGGCCGTCGTGGGGCCTGCTGCTGTCCGACGCGACGCAGCAGCTCGAGTCGGCGTGGTGGCTGATGCTGTTCCCCGGCCTGGCGCTGCTGTTGACCGTGCTCGCCTTCAACCTCGTCGGCGACGGCATGCAGGACGCGCTCAACCCCAAGGGCTCGAGGCAGAAGTAG
- a CDS encoding ABC transporter permease, with the protein MAAYIARRLLWVVFLLFTISCITFVIFSVLPSGDPAVARAGKSPSPQLVETIRVQLGLDKSKPEQFINYIGDILPFVGGNGVNFGFSFQNNTEVLPEILERLPVTIFLATGAVLLWLAIGIPIGVLSAIKTGSWMDRLAMGIALLFISAPVYFLGLVAITLFSDDIGVWPILPGNSAYGEATTFAGKAEALIMPWCVLAAAFAAIYARFLRGNLIDTLQEDYIRTARAKGLSERRVIFRHGVRAAITPIVTLLGLDIGILLGGAILTETVFNVPGIGRYAYNAISVSDLPVIQGTVLFGAFFIVMMSLIVDILYAFIDPRVRY; encoded by the coding sequence ATGGCCGCCTACATCGCCCGACGGCTGCTGTGGGTCGTCTTCCTGCTGTTCACGATCTCGTGCATCACGTTCGTGATCTTCAGCGTGCTGCCGTCCGGCGATCCCGCCGTGGCGCGCGCCGGCAAGTCGCCGTCGCCGCAGCTCGTCGAGACCATCCGCGTGCAGCTCGGCCTGGACAAGTCCAAGCCTGAGCAGTTCATCAACTACATCGGGGACATCCTGCCGTTCGTCGGCGGGAACGGCGTCAACTTCGGTTTCAGCTTCCAGAACAACACCGAGGTGCTGCCGGAGATCCTCGAGCGCCTGCCCGTGACGATCTTCCTCGCCACCGGCGCCGTGCTCCTGTGGCTGGCGATCGGCATCCCGATCGGCGTGCTGTCCGCGATCAAGACCGGCTCGTGGATGGACCGGCTGGCGATGGGCATCGCGCTGCTGTTCATCTCGGCCCCGGTGTACTTCCTCGGCCTCGTCGCGATCACGCTCTTCTCCGACGACATCGGCGTGTGGCCGATCCTGCCCGGCAACTCCGCCTACGGGGAGGCGACGACGTTCGCCGGCAAGGCCGAGGCGCTGATCATGCCGTGGTGCGTGCTCGCGGCCGCCTTCGCCGCGATCTACGCGCGGTTCCTGCGCGGGAACCTGATCGACACGCTCCAGGAGGACTACATCCGCACGGCGCGGGCCAAGGGCCTGTCCGAGCGACGGGTGATCTTCCGCCACGGCGTGCGCGCCGCGATCACGCCGATCGTGACGCTGCTCGGCCTGGACATCGGCATCCTGCTCGGCGGCGCGATCCTGACCGAGACCGTGTTCAACGTGCCCGGCATCGGCCGCTACGCCTACAACGCGATCAGCGTGTCGGACCTGCCGGTCATCCAGGGCACGGTGCTCTTCGGCGCCTTCTTCATCGTGATGATGTCGCTCATCGTCGACATCCTGTACGCGTTCATCGACCCTCGAGTGAGGTACTGA
- a CDS encoding ABC transporter ATP-binding protein, with protein sequence MAAPLLEVENLQVHFETEDGLVKAVDGISYTVDRGQTLGIVGESGSGKSVSSLTVMGLTRSRNARISGTVRFDGKDLLGASEEDMRQIRGNDIAMIFQDPLSSLHPFYKVGTQIAEGVRAHKDVSKAQAWDRAVEMLSLVGIPEPRKRADSYPHEFSGGMRQRAMIAMALANDPKLLIADEPTTALDVTVQAQILELIERLQSEFDTAVVVITHDLGVVAEMADEIAVMYAGRVVEKADTDTIFAAPEHPYTWGLLSSIPRLDAPRDEELVPIPGRPPSLITLPGGCSFHPRCPYVREAHKKVDPKLEPVPGNPSHQSACLLDSSVRRKLWGELRAGVKPEAARSDVMEGETAA encoded by the coding sequence ATGGCTGCGCCTCTGCTCGAGGTCGAGAACCTCCAGGTGCACTTCGAGACCGAGGACGGCCTGGTCAAGGCCGTCGACGGGATCTCCTACACCGTCGACCGCGGGCAGACGCTCGGGATCGTCGGCGAGTCGGGCTCCGGCAAGTCCGTGTCCTCGCTCACCGTGATGGGCCTGACCCGGTCGCGCAACGCCCGCATCAGCGGCACCGTGCGCTTCGACGGCAAGGACCTGCTCGGCGCGTCCGAGGAGGACATGCGCCAGATCCGCGGCAACGACATCGCGATGATCTTCCAGGACCCGCTGTCCTCGCTGCACCCCTTCTACAAGGTGGGCACGCAGATCGCCGAGGGCGTGCGGGCGCACAAGGACGTCTCGAAGGCGCAGGCGTGGGACCGGGCGGTCGAGATGCTCTCGCTCGTCGGCATCCCGGAGCCGCGCAAGCGCGCCGACTCCTACCCGCACGAGTTCTCGGGCGGCATGCGTCAGCGCGCGATGATCGCGATGGCGCTCGCGAACGACCCGAAGCTGCTGATCGCGGACGAGCCGACGACGGCGCTCGACGTGACCGTGCAGGCGCAGATCCTCGAGCTGATCGAACGGCTGCAGAGCGAGTTCGACACCGCGGTCGTCGTCATCACGCACGACCTCGGCGTCGTGGCCGAGATGGCCGACGAGATCGCGGTCATGTACGCCGGCCGGGTCGTCGAGAAGGCCGACACCGACACGATCTTCGCCGCGCCGGAGCACCCGTACACGTGGGGCCTGCTGTCGTCGATCCCGAGGCTGGACGCGCCGCGCGACGAAGAGCTCGTGCCGATCCCCGGCCGGCCGCCGTCGCTGATCACCCTGCCCGGCGGCTGCTCGTTCCACCCCCGCTGCCCGTACGTGCGCGAGGCGCACAAGAAGGTCGACCCGAAGCTGGAGCCCGTGCCCGGGAACCCGTCGCACCAGAGCGCGTGCCTGCTCGACTCGAGCGTGCGCCGCAAGCTGTGGGGTGAGCTGCGGGCCGGCGTCAAGCCGGAGGCGGCGCGCTCCGACGTCATGGAAGGGGAGACCGCCGCATGA